ATTCGTGAGAATCTGCGCGAGGCCGCTGAAGCGATCAAATTTCACCATGCGGCGAACGGCAAAGACGCGATGGATATTTTTCAGGGTTCACCGGTTTCATTGATTTTTCTCGACTGGAACATGCCCGTTCTCGACGGCGTTGAATTTGTACGCGAGATTCGCGGCTCAGGCAACAAGGTACCGATCGTCATGATTACGTCGGTGACCGACAGCGAAAAAATTCTGCAGGCAGCCGCGGCGGGCGTCAACAGCTACGTGGAAAAACCCATTCGCGGGCCGCAGCTTTGGGACCAGATTGCGATGTTTTTCAAACATGCTGGATTTTGAGATTTTCAACTCTGCCCTGCGCCACTGTTTCAGACAGTTTATTGGCCTCGAAGAACTGACAAGCGACCGGTTGGGCGTTTTACCCGATAAATTTCACAGCATTACGTCCCGAAT
The sequence above is a segment of the Turneriella parva DSM 21527 genome. Coding sequences within it:
- a CDS encoding response regulator gives rise to the protein MQILIVDDSELMRTIVEQVIRENLREAAEAIKFHHAANGKDAMDIFQGSPVSLIFLDWNMPVLDGVEFVREIRGSGNKVPIVMITSVTDSEKILQAAAAGVNSYVEKPIRGPQLWDQIAMFFKHAGF